The following proteins are co-located in the Candidatus Zixiibacteriota bacterium genome:
- a CDS encoding TetR/AcrR family transcriptional regulator, whose product MVKKDAKSGQTRQQKRVSKTRQKLVDAASAIFAEKGLDLTRIDDITERADVGKGTFYYHFGTKERLVRAMIKSTLGELDEAIDRKCTGITDLTELLDSLIDAHMLFFSNRWEDFVLYYQGRADLMLQEGYSGIETPFFEYLERIESLIGSAIQHRVPKPALRRIAFAIAGFLSGYYSFAAISSEEENIDETFRGLRGAMVAGLARFITETTSRAMVATGSDQSS is encoded by the coding sequence ATGGTAAAGAAAGACGCAAAATCGGGACAAACGCGTCAGCAGAAACGGGTTAGCAAGACCAGGCAGAAGCTGGTTGATGCTGCCAGTGCAATATTTGCTGAGAAGGGTCTCGATTTGACTCGAATTGATGATATCACTGAGCGGGCTGATGTCGGCAAAGGCACGTTCTACTATCACTTCGGCACGAAGGAGCGTCTTGTGCGCGCGATGATAAAAAGCACCCTTGGAGAACTCGATGAAGCCATCGACAGGAAGTGTACCGGCATCACGGACCTTACTGAACTCCTTGATTCATTGATAGATGCTCACATGTTGTTCTTCAGCAATCGTTGGGAAGATTTCGTGCTCTACTATCAGGGCAGAGCTGACCTGATGTTGCAGGAAGGTTATTCCGGAATAGAGACACCTTTTTTTGAATATCTGGAACGAATAGAATCTCTAATTGGCTCCGCGATCCAGCATCGCGTTCCCAAGCCGGCGCTCCGAAGAATCGCTTTCGCGATAGCCGGTTTCCTCTCGGGATACTATTCATTTGCTGCCATCTCTTCAGAAGAGGAGAATATAGACGAAACATTTCGTGGTTTGCGAGGTGCGATGGTAGCTGGCCTTGCCCGATTCATAACGGAGACGACATCTCGGGCAATGGTAGCTACAGGTAGCGATCAGAGTAGTTGA